Proteins encoded together in one Telopea speciosissima isolate NSW1024214 ecotype Mountain lineage chromosome 6, Tspe_v1, whole genome shotgun sequence window:
- the LOC122665995 gene encoding protein GRAVITROPIC IN THE LIGHT 1-like, with protein MDGSAKPPQISEMFQKFALAFKTKTIEFFAEEDEDDDAETLSLLDSTEEIITGQRVVVLKPDYLPKPTPPTQPQTQPQAQAPPPSQAQAQAQPQQQPQSRSEQQEQQHLGHPSSNGNHQGQTLQALIPSLFATISNFEASYLHFQTAHAPFDVDSIKAADRAAVSHLQKLSELKQSYRSFRKHPTLNPHGFPMVSPLEAQVEENQSLLRGLEMVVNRLQSDIDVKDTEVFALKQKLERIQKSNLRLSKRLSNSNSDSKTNPNSWPASSFVPASPEVMLSVGVFDSVLQDACRSSHSFTKLLIDLMNKAGWDLDLAANSLYSEVKYAKRGHNRYAFLSYVCLLMFEGFDLESFGLGTDEDRCNGVESSTIRRKKFLRQFVEHGTGDAMELLGRDPSSDFAIFCDKKYQQLVHPTMESSLFRNMEENEVVLDSWRSSSVFYESFVTMASSIWMLHKLAFAFDPVVEIFQVERGVDFSMVYMENVTRKAVSPGKTRPKVEFTVIPGFRIGRTAIQCQVYLIDMRCAEQVIPHSTV; from the coding sequence ATGGATGGATCAGCGAAGCCTCCCCAAATCTCCGAAATGTTCCAGAAATTCGCACTGGCTTTCAAGACCAAAACCATCGAATTCTTcgcagaagaagatgaagacgaCGATGCCGAAACCCTCTCCCTCCTCGACTCCACTGAAGAAATCATCACCGGCCAGCGTGTCGTCGTCCTTAAACCCGACTACCTCCCCAAACCAACCCCACCTACCCAACCCCAAACCCAACCTCAAGCTCAAGCACCACCACCGTCCCAAGCACAAGCACAGGCTCAACCACAACAACAACCACAATCACGATCAGAACAACAGGAACAGCAACATTTGGGTCATCCAAGTTCCAACGGCAATCACCAAGGCCAGACCCTCCAAGCCCTAATCCCTTCCCTGTTCGCTACCATTTCCAACTTTGAGGCTTCCTACTTGCACTTCCAGACAGCTCATGCCCCCTTCGATGTCGACAGCATCAAAGCCGCCGATAGAGCTGCAGTCTCACACCTTCAGAAGCTATCCGAACTCAAGCAATCCTACCGAAGCTTCCGTAAACACCCGACCCTCAACCCACATGGATTCCCTATGGTTTCTCCTCTGGAAGCGCAAGTGGAGGAGAATCAGAGCCTACTCCGTGGTCTCGAGATGGTCGTTAATAGGTTGCAGTCCGACATCGATGTCAAAGACACCGAGGTTTTCGCATTAAAGCAAAAGTTGGAGAGGATTCAGAAATCCAATTTGAGGTTGTCCAAGAGATtatccaattccaattctgATTCGAAAACGAATCCCAATTCTTGGCCGGCGTCGTCTTTCGTTCCTGCTTCCCCCGAGGTCATGCTGTCCGTTGGAGTCTTCGATTCGGTGTTGCAGGACGCTTGTAGATCCTCGCATAGTTTTACCAAGCtcttgattgatttgatgaacAAAGCTGGGTGGGATTTGGATTTGGCTGCGAATTCTCTTTATTCGGAAGTCAAGTACGCCAAGAGAGGGCACAACCGGTATGCTTTCCTCTCCTATGTCTGTTTATTGATGTTCGAAGGTTTCGATTTGGAGAGTTTTGGTTTGGGAACGGATGAGGATCGGTGCAACGGTGTTGAGTCGTCTACCATTCGGCGGAAAAAGTTTCTGAGGCAATTCGTCGAGCACGGAACAGGAGATGCAATGGAGCTTCTTGGTCGGGACCCTAGCAGCGATTTTGCAATATTTTGTGACAAGAAATACCAACAACTCGTCCACCCCACGATGGAATCCTCCCTCTTCAGAAACATGGAGGAAAACGAAGTGGTTTTGGATTCTTGGAGGTCATCCTCTGTTTTCTACGAGTCGTTTGTAACCATGGCTAGCTCAATTTGGATGCTTCATAAGCTGGCTTTTGCATTCGACCCTGTGGTTGAGATTTTTCAGGTTGAGAGAGGGGTTGATTTCTCCATGGTTTATATGGAGAATGTCACAAGGAAAGCTGTGTCGCCTGGTAAAACTCGACCCAAGGTGGAATTCACAGTGATTCCAGGTTTTCGAATTGGAAGAACAGCCATCCAGTGTCAGGTGTATCTAATTGACATGAGATGTGCAGAGCAAGTGATTCCCCATTCTACGGtgtaa
- the LOC122665305 gene encoding protein YABBY 4-like, giving the protein MSSSSTTTTFSLDHLSPSEQLCYVHCNFCDTVLAVSVPCSSLFKTVTVRCGHCTNLLSVNMRGLLFPTPNQLHLGHAFFSPSHNLLEETPSPQPNLLIDQPNPTDLTDSVRGGTDELPRPPVANRPPEKRQRVPSAYNRFIKDEIQRIKAGNPEITHREAFSAAAKNWAHFPHIHFGLLPDQTMKKTNVRQQEGEDVLMKDGFFASSNVGVSPY; this is encoded by the exons ATGTCATCctcttctactactactaccttTTCACTGGACCACCTCTCTCCTTCGGAGCAGCTCTGTTACGTCCATTGCAACTTCTGCGACACTGTCCTCGCG GTAAGCGTTCCTTGCAGCAGCTTGTTCAAGACAGTTACGGTTCGATGTGGTCACTGCACCAACCTCCTTTCCGTCAACATGCGTGGTTTGCTTTTCCCTACACCAAATCAGCTTCACCTTGGCCAtgctttcttctctccttctcataatctcctg GAAGAAACCCCAAGCCCACAACCGAACCTGCTCATTGATCAACCTAATCCTACTGACCTTACGGACTCCGTTCGTGGAGGCACCGATGAGCTCCCTCGACCTCCAGTTGCTAATAGAC CTCCGGAGAAGCGACAGAGAGTCCCATCTGCGTACAACCGATTCATCAA GGACGAGATCCAACGCATCAAGGCTGGAAATCCAGAAATAACACACAGGGAGGCCTTCAGCGCCGCTGCAAAGAAC TGGGCCCACTTCCCACACATCCACTTTGGTCTCCTGCCTGACCAGACTATGAAGAAGACTAACGTGCGCCAGCAG GAAGGAGAGGACGTTCTCATGAAAGATGGGTTTTTCGCTTCCTCTAATGTTGGCGTCTCCCCCTACTAA
- the LOC122664248 gene encoding monocopper oxidase-like protein SKU5, translating into MASLRFFPLLLVYVSPFLSLCFAGDPFVSYDWTVSYITAAPLGVQQQVIAINGKFPGPIVNVTTNNNVVVNVLNRLDEDLLYTWDGIQHRRNSWQDGVLGTTCPIPKDYNWTYQFQVKDQIGSFFYFPSLNFHRAAGGYGGIIINNRNIISLPFATPDGDITILIGDWYNRNHTDLRKTLDAGKSLGMPDGVLMNGKGPYRYNTTLVPDGIDYETFEVKPGKTYRLRVHNVGISTSLNFRIQNHNLLLAETEGSYTTQQNYTSLDIHVGQSYSFLITMDQNASTDYYIVASARFVNESLWQRVTGVAILHYTNSKGKAGGPLPDPPNDFYDKTFSMNQARSIRWNVSASGARPNPQGSFRYGSINVTDIYVLENKPSVMINGNRRATLSGISYVNPTTPIRLADDYHLKGVYKLDFPKRPLTGSHRMETSVINGTYRGFMEVILQNNDTIVQSYHMDGYAFFVVGMDYGEWSENSRGTYNKWDGIARSTIQVFPGAWTAILVSLDNVGVWNLRTENLDSWYLGQETYVRIVNPEANNKTELPKPDNAFYCGQLSHLMT; encoded by the exons ATGGCTTCATTAAGGTTTTTCCCGTTGTTACTGGTCTACGTTTCTCCGTTTCTTAGCCTCTGTTTCGCCGGAGATCCTTTTGTTTCCTACGACTGGACGGTTTCTTACATCACCGCCGCACCATTAGGTGTTCAACAGCAG GTGATAGCGATTAACGGAAAGTTTCCGGGTCCTATTGTTAATGTCACTACCAATAACAATGTTGTAGTTAATGTGCTCAACAGATTGGACGAAGATCTGCTCTATACTTG GGATGGCATCCAACACCGTCGTAATTCTTGGCAAGATGGTGTTCTCGGCACTACTTGTCCTATCCCCAAGGATTATAACTGGACTTACCAGTTTCAGGTTAAGGATCAGATCGGGAGCTTCTTCTACTTCCCATCTCTCAATTTTCACAGAGCCGCGGGCGGCTATGGTGGCATTATTATTAATAACCGGAACATTATATCCCTTCCCTTCGCCACTCCGGATGGAGACATCACAATCTTGATCGGCGACTGGTACAACCGAAACCATACG GATCTGAGGAAGACCCTTGATGCTGGAAAGAGCCTTGGCATGCCAGATGGAGTTCTCATGAATGGGAAGGGTCCTTACAGATACAACACCACACTCGTCCCTGACGGCATTGACTATGAAACTTTCGAAGTAAAACCAG GGAAAACTTACCGCCTTCGTGTCCATAATGTTGGAATCTCGACTAGTTTGAACTTCAGGATCCAGAACCATAACCTGCTTCTTGCAGAGACAGAGGGATCATACACAACGCAACAAAATTACACTAGCTTAGATATTCATGTTGGGCAGTCTTATTCTTTCTTGATAACCATGGATCAGAACGCAAGTACAGATTATTACATTGTAGCAAGTGCTAGGTTTGTGAATGAGTCTCTTTGGCAAAGAGTCACGGGTGTTGCCATCTTGCACTATACGAATTCCAAGGGTAAAGCCGGTGGCCCTCTCCCAGACCCACCAAATGATTTTTATGACAAGACATTTTCAATGAACCAGGCAAGATCTATCAG GTGGAATGTGTCTGCTAGTGGTGCACGTCCAAACCCTCAAGGATCTTTTAGGTATGGCTCAATAAATGTGACTGATATATATGTGCTGGAGAACAAGCCATCCGTGATGATTAATGGGAATCGCCGGGCAACACTCAGCGGGATCTCATATGTTAATCCCACTACACCAATCAGGCTTGCTGATGATTACCATTTGAAGGGAGTATACAAGCTAGATTTCCCCAAAAGGCCACTTACTGGGTCACACCGGATGGAAACATCAGTAATTAATGGTACTTATAGGGGTTTTATGGAAGTCATATTACAGAACAATGACACAATAGTCCAGAGCTACCACATGGATGGTTATGCATTTTTTGTGGTTGG GATGGATTATGGAGAATGGTCAGAGAACAGTAGGGGTACATATAATAAATGGGATGGAATTGCTCGAAGCACAATACAG GTTTTCCCCGGAGCTTGGACAGCTATCTTAGTTTCCCTTGACAATGTTGGAGTTTGGAATCTGAGAACAGAAAACCTAGACTCGTGGTATCTTGGCCAAGAAACTTATGTCCGTATTGTCAATCCAGAGGCCAACAACAAGACTGAGTTGCCCAAGCCAGACAATGCCTTTTATTGTGGCCAACTATCGCATTTGATGACGTAG
- the LOC122665315 gene encoding beta-fructofuranosidase, soluble isoenzyme I-like: protein MHMNSDLEHPIPCSYAPLQDEEVQQQIPARRRRPMKVFVSTISAVFLLSLFVVLLGNQRSETQEAVESGSGSAEISEPVSRGVAQGVSEKAFRLFSGDGYSWTKAMLAWQRTAYHFQPEKNWMNDPNGPMFYKGWYHLFYQYNPDSAVWGNITWGHAVSKDLIHWLYLPLAMVPDRWYDINGVWTGSATLLPNGTVFVLYTGSTNESVQVQNLAYPADPSDPLLLNWLKYPGNPVMVPPTGINLTEFRDPTTAWFSPVDGWRIAIGSKINSTGISLVYRTKDFGSYDLIQGVLHAVPGTGMWECVDFYPVSTTGDNGLDTSVNGPGVKHVLKASLDDNKHDYYALGIYDQENDTWTPDNPVEDVGIGLRYDYGKYYASKTFYDQNKQRRILFGWIGETDSDTADIEKGWACVQSIPRVVVFDNKTGSNILQWPVEEVEGLRDSSSMIFDNVKVDAGSVVPLEIGGEATQLDIIAEFEMMETEGLQKTSEADDVVYNCTTSGGAAGRGALGPFGLLVLSDESLSEQTPVYFYLAKGSDGNVETFFCSDETRSSEANDVGKLIYGSSVPVLEGETLSMRLMIDHSIVESFGQGGRTVITSRVYPTKAIYGAARVFLFNNATGVSITASLKIWQMNSAFIRPYSDHQ, encoded by the exons ATGCACATGAATTCTGATCTCGAACACCCAATACCCTGTTCTTATGCTCCACTACAAGATGAGGAGGTTCAGCAACAGATCCCGGCGAGACGCCGGAGACCCATGAAAGTTTTTGTATCAACCATCTCGGCTGTTTTCTTGCTGAGTTTGTTCGTGGTGTTGTTGGGTAACCAGAGATCGGAGACCCAAGAAGCAGTAGAAAGCGGTAGTGGATCAGCGGAGATTTCAGAGCCGGTGTCTAGAGGGGTGGCGCAGGGGGTATCAGAGAAGGCATTCCGACTATTCTCCGGCGATGGGTACTCGTGGACAAAAGCCATGTTAGCTTGGCAGAGAACTGCCTACCACTTTCAGCCAGAGAAGAACTGGATGAATG ATCCAAATG GCCCAATGTTCTACAAGGGTTGGTATCATCTATTCTATCAGTACAACCCAGACAGCGCAGTTTGGGGAAACATAACCTGGGGACACGCCGTATCAAAGGACCTCATCCACTGGCTCTACCTTCCCTTGGCCATGGTTCCCGATCGCTGGTATGACATCAACGGTGTCTGGACGGGCTCTGCCACCTTACTCCCCAACGGCACCGTCTTCGTACTCTACACCGGTTCCACCAACGAGTCCGTTCAGGTTCAGAACCTGGCCTACCCGGCCGACCCATCCGATCCTCTCCTCCTCAACTGGCTCAAGTACCCTGGCAACCCGGTCATGGTCCCACCCACAGGCATCAACCTCACCGAATTCCGTGATCCAACCACGGCATGGTTCAGCCCGGTCGACGGCTGGCGAATCGCCATAGGGTCCAAAATCAACAGCACAGGGATCTCCCTGGTCTACAGGACTAAGGACTTTGGGTCCTACGATCTCATCCAAGGTGTCCTCCACGCCGTGCCAGGGACTGGCATGTGGGAGTGCGTGGACTTCTATCCCGTCTCTACAACCGGCGATAATGGTCTTGACACGTCTGTGAACGGGCCAGGAGTGAAGCATGTGCTCAAGGCCAGCCTCGACGACAACAAGCACGACTACTACGCGCTTGGGATCTACGATCAGGAGAACGATACGTGGACGCCGGACAACCCTGTGGAGGACGTGGGGATTGGGTTGCGGTACGATTACGGCAAGTACTACGCCTCGAAGACGTTCTACGATCAGAACAAGCAGAGGAGGATTCTTTTTGGTTGGATCGGTGAGACCGACAGCGACACTGCTGACATTGAAAAGGGCTGGGCTTGCGTTCAG AGCATACCGAGGGTGGTGGTGTTCGACAACAAGACAGGAAGCAATATTCTGCAATGGccagtggaggaggtggagggcTTGAGAGATAGTAGTAGTATGATATTCGACAATGTGAAGGTGGATGCTGGATCAGTAGTGCCGCTTGAGATCGGCGGCGAAGCTACCCAG TTGGACATAATTGCCGAATTTGAGATGATGGAAACAGAGGGTTTGCAGAAAACCAGTGAAGCAGATGATGTAGTTTACAATTGCACTACCAGCGGTGGCGCTGCGGGTCGGGGTGCATTGGGACCCTTTGGTCTATTGGTTCTTTCAGATGAGAGCCTCTCGGAGCAGACGCCTGTGTATTTCTACCTAGCTAAGGGTAGTGATGGCAATGTAGAGACTTTCTTTTGCAGCGACGAAacaag GTCTTCTGAGGCCAATGATGTGGGTAAACTTATATATGGAAGTTCCGTTCCTGTACTTGAAGGCGAGACACTATCAATGAGATTAATG ATTGATCATTCCATAGTAGAAAGTTTTGGTCAAGGTGGGAGAACGGTGATCACCTCACGGGTTTATCCAACAAAGGCAATATATGGAGCAGCCAGAGTCTTCCTTTTCAATAATGCCACCGGGGTCAGCATCACTGCGTCGCTCAAGATATGGCAAATGAATTCTGCTTTCATTAGACCTTACTCTGATCATCAATAA